CGCGCTCGAGGCCCATACCCGTGTCGATGTTCTTGTTCGGCAGGAAGCCCGCGATGTCGAAGTCCACCTTCGAGCGCACGTCACTCAGCAGATCCTGCATGAAGACGAGGTTCCAGATCTCGGTGAAGCGGTTGTCGTCGACGATCGGACCGCCGTCCTTGCCATAGGCAGGACCACGGTCGATGTAGATCTCGGAGCAGGGTCCGCCCGGGCCCGGCTGACCCGTGTGCCAGTAGTTGTCTTCTTTGCCCATGCGCTGGATGCGCTCCGCAGGGAGACCGGCGATCTTCTGCCACAGCGCGGCAGCCTCGTCGTCCGTCTCGTAGACCGTGACCCAGATGTCACGCTCGGCGAATCCGAGACCGCCGTCGGCCTCGGACTTCGTCAGCAGGTCCCAGGCGTAGGTGATGGCGCCTTCTTTGAAGTAGTCACCGAACGACCAGTTGCCGAGCATCTGGAAGAACGTGCCGTGACGCGCCGTCTTGCCGACCTCTTCGATGTCATTGGTGCGGATGCACTTCTGCACGTCGGCGGCCCGCGGGAACGGCGCCGGTACGACACCCGTCAGGTACGGGACGAACGGGACCATGCCCGCGATCGTGAACATGACGGTCGGGTCATCGCTCACCAGCGACGCCGAGGGAACGATCGTGTGATCGTTCTGCTCGAAGTAGTTGAGGTAGCGCTGAGCGATCTCCGCGGTCTTCATGGGAGTAAAACGTGTCCTTCTGTCAGAACGATGCACCCCGCGGGGTGCGGGAAGCGGATGAAAGTCAGTTGCGATCGTCGTCGAGGGGCTGGGTGAGCCGCGCCTCTTGCTGACGGTAGGCATCTCCGAGGATGCCCGTGAATTCCGTGATCCGGGAATCGACCTCGGCCAGGAGGTCGTGACCGCGCGGATCCTTGTTCATGAAGTGCGCAGCCACGAAGCCACCGATCACGCCGATCAGGAACCACACCACGTTCTTCATATCGCCACCTTGCCTAGGAACCGCATTCTCACGGTGTCATCCATCGTATGCGGAAACGACAGAAGGCGTCGGGTCGCCCCGACGCCTTCTGCTGAGAATACGAGTGCTTAGCGCGCTGCGTAGTACTCGACGACGAGCTGCACTTCACAGGTCACGGGAACCTCGGCACGCTTCGGGCGACGCACGAGACGCGCCTGGAGCTTGTCGAGCTCGACCTCGAGGTAGCCGGGAACGGGCGGCAGAACCTCAGCGTGTCCACCAGCGGCGGCAACCTGGAACGGCTCGGTGCCTTCGCTCTTCGGCTTCACGTGAATGAGCTGACCCGGCTTCACGCGGAAGGACGGGCGGTCGACGAGCTGGCCGTCAACAAGGATGTGACGGTGCACGACGAGCTGGCGAGCCTGTGCGGTGGTGCGGGCGAAGCCGGCACGCAGCACAAGCGCGTCCAGACGCATCTCAAGGAGCTCGACCAGGTTCTCACCGGTCAGGCCGTCCTTGCGACGAGCCTCGTTGAACGCGATGCGCAGCTGCTTCTCGCGGATGCCGTACTGCTCGCGCAGACGCTGCTTCTCACGCAGACGGACAGCGTAGTCGCTGTCTGCCTTGCGCTTGGTGCGGCCGTGCTCACCCGGAGCGTAGGGACGCTTCTCGAGGTAGCGGGCTGCCTTGGGCGTCAGCGGGATGCCGAGGGCACGGGACAGGCGGACCTTGCGGCGGTCCTGGGACTTCGTAACCACGAAGCTTCCTTCCGATTACGCGGCCGTGTCTTTCACGGCTCGCGGACGTATCGCCTCGATTCCGCCTGCTCGATGCGCACGCCGGGGCACGTCGAGAAGTGGTTCAGGAAAAGAGGGATGCCCGAAAACACGGTTTCGAGCCGCATCAATCCTACCAGGCCGCTCGCGCCCCGCAGGCGTGCGGTGTGCGACGTGGATTCAGGAGCCCAGGATACGGCGGATCCGCTCCAGCCGCGCATGCACGTCGCGCTCTGCGCCGAGCTGCTTCGGCGCATAGTAGGTGCGTCCGCGCAGTTCGTCAGGCAGGTACTGCTGGGCAACGATCCCGGCGTCCGCGTCGTGCGGGTAGCGGTAGCCCTTGCCGTGCCCGAGACGCTTCGCTCCCGGATAGTGCGCATCGCGCAGATGCACAGGCACTCGGCCGAAGCCGCCGGCGCGAATGTCGGCGATAGCGGCGTCGATGCCGACGTAGGCGGCGTTCGATTTGGCGGTCGTCGCCAGGTAGATCGTCGCCTCGGCAAGCGGGATACGCCCTTCCGGCATCCCGATGAAGGCCACGGCGTCGGCCGCGGCGACCGCGATCCCCAGCGCCTGCGGATCGGCGAGGCCCACATCCTCGGCGGCCGAGATCACGAGCCGCCGCGCGATGAACCGCGGGTCTTCGCCTGCCTCGATCATCCGAGCGAGATAGTGCAGGGCGGCGTCGACATCGGAGCCGCGGATCGACTTGATGAACGCGCTCACCACGTCGTAGTGCTCATCCCCCTGCCGGTCGTAGCGCAGCAGGGCACGGTCGACGGCCTGCGCGACGTCATCGTCCGTGATGCGCGGCTTCTCCCCGTCCACGAGACGCTCAGGCGACGCCGCCACCGATGCCGCCGCTTCCAGCCCTGTCAGGGCACGCCGACCGTCACCGGATGCAAGGCGGATCAGCGCAGCACGGGCGGAGTCATCGACCTCGATCTGATCGTTCAAACCGCGCGCATCCGCCACCGCTCGATCGATCAGCACACCGATGTCGTCGTCGGTCAGCGGCTGCAGGGTGAGCAGCAGCGACCGCGAGAGGAGCGGAGAGATGACCGAGAACGAAGGATTCTCGGTGGTCGCCGCGATCAGGATCACCCAGCCGTTCTCGACACCGGGCAGAAGCGCATCCTGCTGCGCCTTCGTGAAGCGATGGATCTCGTCGAGGAACAGGATCGTGCTCTGGCCGTACAGATCGCGCTGGTTCAGCGCCTGCTGCATGACCTCACGAACGTCCTTCACGCCCGCCGTGATCGCGGAGAGCTCGACGAAGCGTCGTCCTGATGACCGCGCGATCGCCTGCGCGAGCGTCGTCTTGCCGGTTCCCGGCGGACCCCAGAGGATCATCGACACCGTGCCGGGTGCCGCCGCCGCGGGATCGGCAAGCGTCACGATCGGCGAACCGGGGCGAAGCAGATGCTGCTGGCCCGCCACTTCTGCCAGGGATGTCGGTCGCATGCGCACGGCCAACGGCGTCTGAGCCGAGAGCAGGGGCGCGGGAGAGGTCACCATCCCAGGCTAATGCGCCCGGCCGACATCGCTCGCGGTAGGCTCACACCTGCCCCGTCCCTCAGGAGATGACATGTCTGCACGACGCCCTTCGAAAGCCCGCGACCGCAGCGTTCGCGAAGCTCAGGAACGCGCCCGACTGCACGCCGCGCGCACGGAGTGGCACGCCTCGCGCATCCGTCGTCGCGTGCGCGACAACATCATCGTGGGCATCGTGGGCGGGCTGATCGTCGCGGGCGCTTTCGTGAGTCAGGCCGTGCACGCACAGGTGACACCACCAGCACCTGCGCCGAGTCCGTCGCCGACCTCGACGGTCGAGCCGACGCCGGAAGCACCCGCCGTCGAGACCCCCACGCCGACGCCTGCGCCCTAGGTGCGACAAGGCGGCCCACCATTCTCCGAGCGGCGTACTAGGCTGAAGACTGTCCTTTCCGCCTCCCGCGGCACAGTCGCGCAAGGAGTTCACCGTGTCTGCCAACGAGCCCACGAATACGCCCACCCCGGTCCCCGCGCCCCCGCGCATGCCACGTCCTACTCCCCCGGCGCCCACCGCCCCGGCCGCCGCACCCGCGTCGCCGGTCGCGTCCGCCGACTCGGCCGAATGGGGCCGCGTTGACGACGAAGGCACCGTCTCGGTCCGCGAGGGCGAAGACTGGCGCATCGTCGGGCAGTACCCCGACGGAACGCCCGCCGAGGCTCTCGCCTACTTCGTGCGCAAGTTCGATGACATCGCCTTCAAGGTCCACACGCTCGAACAGCGGCACCAGGCCGGCGGTGCATCGGCATCCGATCTGACGAAGCAGGCGCGTCACCTCCTCACCGAGGTGACCGATGCTGCCGCCGTCGGCAACCTCGCAGAACTGCGCGAACGCCTTGACACGCTCGTCACCTCGCTGGCTGAAGCCACTCGCCTCGAGTCGCAGCAGGCGAAGGCCGCGCTCGACGAGGCCATCGCGCACCGGACGTCCCTCGTCGAACGCGCCGAGGCGATCGCCGCACAGGACCTCTCGTCTGTGCAGTGGAAAAAGGTCACGGTCGAGATGACAGAGCTCTTCGAGGCCTGGCAGGCGCACCAGCAGTCCGGCCCGCACCTGCCGAAGGGCGTGGCTCAGCAGCTCTGGAAGCGTTTCCGCGATGCGCGCTCGACCGTCGATCGTCACCGCCGCGCCTTCTACGCCGAGCTCGACGAGAACCACAAGGCCGCCCGCGACCGCAAGGCACGCCTGGTCGAGCGCGCCGAAGCTCTGGCACCGCGCGGTCTCGACGGAATCCCGGCGTACCGCACGCTGCTCGATGAGTGGAAGGCTGCGGGGCGTGCCGGCCGTAAGGCCGACGACGCCCTGTGGGCCAAGTTCAAGGCCGCTGGCGACGCTCTCTACGCCGCGCGCGCAGAGCAGTCCGCCGCGGAAGAGGCCGAGTCCGCACCCCGTATCGAAGAGCGCACGGCGCTCCTCGAGGAGGCCAAGGCCGTGGCGGATGAGCCGAACATCGCCAAGGCCCGTGCCCTGCTCACGCGCATCCAGCGCCAGTGGGATGAGGTCGGGCGCATCTTCCCGCGCGACAAGGAGCGCGCGCTGGATGACAAGCTCCGCGTGATCGAGCAGGCTCTGAAGGCACGTGAAGATGTCGACTGGAAGCGCAACAACCCCGAGACGAAGGCGCGTGCCGGCGCGATGAGCAGCCAGCTCATCGATGCGATCGCCAAGCTCGAGGCTGAGCGGGACGCCGCCGAGAAGTCCGGCAACGCGAAGGCGCTCAAGGAGGCGACAGAGGCACTTGAAGCCCGTCGCGCCTGGCTCTCGGCACTCGAGGGCTAATCACCCGCCGTTTCGGCAGACTCTTTCCACAGGGGAGGCACGCACACGTGCCTCCCCTGTGCTGTTCCCGCAGACTGGTCGGGTGCATCCCGCCTTCCTCCTCATCCCCGGCGAACGTCTCTCGCAGGCGGAGCTGAGCGCCGCCCGTCTCGACGGCGACGTGGTCGAGCTCGGCGACGCGTACACGCCCACCGACCTCGTCGAAAGCGCCGTCACGCGTGCGCACGGCATCAGCATGCACCGACACGGACACACCGGCCTGGCGTTCGTGGGGCCGAGTGCCGCGTGGATTCTCGGCGCGGGCGATCAACCGCCGAACCATCATCACCTTCAGCGCGCAATCCCCCGCCGGGGCCGCCTCACCCCGACGCCGCGCGCGACGCTGCATGACACTCTGCTGCCGGAGGGCGACCAGTTGCTCATCGGAGATGTCCTCGTCTCGACTCCCGGGCGAACCCTCTGGGACCTTGCCCGGTGGGCGCGGCGGGATACAGTGTGCGTGATCTGGGCTCGCAGACTCGCACGTCTTCGTCCGGATTCTCTCGACGACGCCCTGGCGCGCCTTCCGCGCTTGAAGGGACAGCCTGGCTACCGCATGGCGATGGATCTCCTCGCCCAATTCAGCGAGGAGCGGGCGAGACCTTCCGTCTCTCCGCTCAGGAGGACGTGACGCGGTACACGTCGTACACGGCGTCGATGCGGCGCACCGCGTTGAGCACGCGATCCAGATGCACGGTGTCACCCATCTCGAACACGAAGCGACTCAAGGCGAGGCGATCGTTCGTCGTCGACACGGTGGCCGAGAGGATGTTGACGTGATGCTCGCTGAGGACACGCGTGACGTCGGAGAGTAGACCGGCACGGTCGAGCGCCTCGACCTGGATCTGCACCAGGAACACACTGCGCGTCGTGGGGGCCCACGAGACCTCCACGAGCCGCTCTGCGTCGGCGCCCAGCGCCTTCACATTCGGGCAGTCCGTCCGGTGCACCGAGACGCCGCTGCCGCGGGTCACGAAACCGACGATCTCATCGCCGGGCACGGGGGTGCAGCACTTGGCGAGCTTCACCAGGATGTCTGCCGCGCCGCGGACGAGCACGCCGCTGTCGCCCTCGCGAGGGGCACGCGCGCGGCCGATCGGGATATCGATCGCCCCGGTGTTCGTGTCGTTGTCGGCAACGAGGGCCGTGACCTTCTCGAGAACCGACTGCGTCGAGACGTGTCCTTCCCCGACAGCGGCGTAGAGCGCCGAGACGTCTTCGTAGCGCATCTGGTGCGCCACTTCCGTGAAGGAGTCCTGGCTCATCAGGCGCTGCAGCGGCAGGTTCTGTCGACGCATCGCGCGGGCGATCGCTTCCTTGCCCTGCTCGATGGCCTCTTCGCGGCGCTCCTTCGTGAACCAGCCACGGATCTTGTTGCGCGCACGGGTGCTCTTGACGAAGCTCAGCCAGTCCTGGCTGGGGCCGGCATCGGGATTCTTCGAGGTGAAGACCTCGACGACATCGCCGCTCTTGAGCGTCGTCTCAAGCGGCACCAGGCGACCGTTGACCTTGGCGCCCATCGTGCGGTGACCGATCTCGGTGTGCACGGCGTAGGCGAAGTCGACCGTCGTCGCCCCCGAGGGGAGACCGATGACACGACCCTTCGGCGTGAAGACGTAGACCTCCTTCGCGCCGATCTCGAAGCGCAGGGAGTCGAGGAACTCCCCCGGGTCGGCCGTCTCTGCCTGCCAGTCCGAGATGTGCGCGAGCCACGCCATATCGGTGTCGCTGACGCGCTGGGAACCCTTCGGGTCGCCCGCCATCCGCTCCTTGTACATCCAGTGAGCAGCGACACCGAACTCGGCCTGCTGGTGCATCTCGTGGGTGCGGATCTGAATCTCGACCGTGCGCCCACCCGGCCCGATGACGGTGGTGTGCAGCGACTGGTAGAGGTTGAACTTGGGCGTTGCGATGTAGTCCTTGAAGCGACCCGGCAGGGGTGTCCATCGTGCGTGGATCGCGCCGAGCACGGCATAGCAGTCGCGGACTGTCCCGACGAGCACCCGGATGCCGACCAGGTCGTAGATGTCGTCGAACTCGCGTCCTCGGATGACCATCTTCTGGTAGACCGAGTACATCTGCTTGGGTCGACCGCCGACCTTGCCGCGGACGCGAAGGTCTCGAAGGTCGGATTCGACGGCGGCGACGACTTCCTGGATGTACTTCTCACGCTGCGGAGTGCGCTGGCGGATCAGGCTGTCGATCTCGGCGTAGATCTTCGGGTGCAGAACAGCAAAAGAGAGATCTTCGAGTTCGGACTTGATGGCCTGGATACCAAGGCGGTGCGCCAGCGGAGCATAGATCTCAAGAGTCTCGGTGGCCTTCTTCGCCGCCTTCTCCGGCGGCACGAAGCCCCAGGTGCGGGCGTTGTGGAGGCGGTCGGCGAGCTTGATCAGGAGCACGCGGATGTCTTTGGACATCGCGACGATCATCTTGCGGACCGTCTCAGCCTGCGCGCTCTCGCCGTACTTGACCTTGTCGAGCTTGGTGACGCCGTCGACGAGCATCGCCACTTCGTCGCCGAAGGTCGCCGCGAGGTCAGTGAGCGGATATCCCGTGTCTTCGACGGTGTCGTGCAGCAGAGCGGCGGCGATCGCCCGAGGCCCGAGGCCCATCTCCGCAAGGATCTGCGCGACGGCGAGCGGATGAGTGATGTACGGCTCACCGCTCTGACGCTTCTGCCCCGCGTGCTTCTCCGACGCGACCTTGTACGCCTGTTCGATGATCGCAAGATCACCACGGGGGTGGTTGGTACGGGCGGTGCGGATGAGGTTGTCGAGGTCGTTGATCCGGGGCGCGCGCGAGAAGATGCGCGGCACGAGACGACGCAGGCTAGAGCCCTGAGCTGCTCCCGCTTCGGTCATCGTTCCACCTCCCCGAGAGTTCCCATCCTACGCGCGGATGAGAGTGCGCAACGTTCCGAACCACTCACGCCTGACGTCGTCTCCTGCTCTCTGATTACTCGCCGACGGCGGCGCGCTCACGCGCGGCACGAACCCGGGCGTCGCGCTCCATGATCTCCGGCTCCTTCTCGCGGAAGAGGGAGTACAGCGGGGCCGCGACGAACAACGTCGAGTACGTCGCCACGATGATTCCGACGAAGATCGACAGCGAGATGTCCGTCAGCGTCTCGGCGCCCAGCCAGATCGCACCGATGAACAGAATGGCACCGACCGGGAGGGCCGCCACGATCGAGGTGTTGATCGAACGCACCAGCGTCTGGTTCACCGCGAGGTTGACCGAGTCTCCGAAGAGACGGCCACTGCGTTCACCGTCCTCTGTCGTGTTCTCTCGGATCTTGTCGAACACGACCGTGGTGTCATACAGGGAGTACGCCAGGATCGTCAGGAAGCCGATGACCGCCGCCGGGGAGATCTCGAAGCCGGCGAGCGAGTAGATGCCCACCGTGATGATGAGCACATCGAGCAGACCGATGATCGCGGCCGCCGACATCTTCCACGTGCGGAAGTAGATGGCCAGGATCAGGAATGTGAGCGCGAGGAAGATCGCGAGGCCCCACAGCGACTGACGCGTGACGTTCTCACCCCAGCTCGGGCCGATGAACGAGGTAGTCACGGCCTCGGGCTCGACCTCGTAGGCATCGGCCAGGGCCGTAGCCACCGCACGCGTGTCCGCGTCGGTCATCTGATCGGCCTGCACGCGGATGTCGCGGCCGCCGACGGTCGTCACCTTGGTGGTTGCACCCGGGACGACAGAGCGCACAGCCTCCGTTGCCAGAGCCTGATCGGTCGATGCCGGAGCTTCCACGGTGAACTGCGAGCCGCCGGTGAACTCGATCGACAGCTGGATCGGCCGGAACAGCGGCACCAGCGCTGCGCCGACGACGAGCACGATCGCGATGATGAACCACAGGCGACGGCGAGCGACGAAGGGGAACGACGTCTTGCCGGTGTAGAGGTCGTTTCCGAACTCGTTCATGGAGCGCATCAGGCGTTCCCCTCGTTTCCGTTGCTGCCGGCGCTGTCGCTCGTGGCGATCGCTCGTTTGCGTTCCGCGATGGTCTGACGCCGCTCGGCCTCATTCCGTGACCGTGCCGTTCGCGCGGCCTTGCCCATCGATCCGGGCTCGACGACGCGGAACTTGGTGCGCTCCGTGTAGACGGCCCCCAGGGCGGCCGGGTCCATGCCCGAGAGCGGGTGTCCCTGGCCGAAGAAGCGGGTGCGAGCAAGCAGCTGCATGACCGGGTGCGTGAAGATGACGAAGATGAACACGTCGATCAGTGTCGTGAGACCCAGGGTGAAGGCGAAGCCCTTCACCGTCGCGTCCGCGAGGATGTACAGCACGACGGCGGCGAGCACGTTGATCGACTTCGAGATGTAGATCGTGCGCTTGGCACGTGCCCATCCGTCTTCGACAGCGCCGGTGATGGACTTGCCATCACGCAGTTCATCTCTTATTCGCTCGAAGTACACGATG
The DNA window shown above is from Microbacterium keratanolyticum and carries:
- a CDS encoding DUF349 domain-containing protein, translated to MSANEPTNTPTPVPAPPRMPRPTPPAPTAPAAAPASPVASADSAEWGRVDDEGTVSVREGEDWRIVGQYPDGTPAEALAYFVRKFDDIAFKVHTLEQRHQAGGASASDLTKQARHLLTEVTDAAAVGNLAELRERLDTLVTSLAEATRLESQQAKAALDEAIAHRTSLVERAEAIAAQDLSSVQWKKVTVEMTELFEAWQAHQQSGPHLPKGVAQQLWKRFRDARSTVDRHRRAFYAELDENHKAARDRKARLVERAEALAPRGLDGIPAYRTLLDEWKAAGRAGRKADDALWAKFKAAGDALYAARAEQSAAEEAESAPRIEERTALLEEAKAVADEPNIAKARALLTRIQRQWDEVGRIFPRDKERALDDKLRVIEQALKAREDVDWKRNNPETKARAGAMSSQLIDAIAKLEAERDAAEKSGNAKALKEATEALEARRAWLSALEG
- the rpsD gene encoding 30S ribosomal protein S4, whose amino-acid sequence is MVTKSQDRRKVRLSRALGIPLTPKAARYLEKRPYAPGEHGRTKRKADSDYAVRLREKQRLREQYGIREKQLRIAFNEARRKDGLTGENLVELLEMRLDALVLRAGFARTTAQARQLVVHRHILVDGQLVDRPSFRVKPGQLIHVKPKSEGTEPFQVAAAGGHAEVLPPVPGYLEVELDKLQARLVRRPKRAEVPVTCEVQLVVEYYAAR
- a CDS encoding replication-associated recombination protein A, encoding MVTSPAPLLSAQTPLAVRMRPTSLAEVAGQQHLLRPGSPIVTLADPAAAAPGTVSMILWGPPGTGKTTLAQAIARSSGRRFVELSAITAGVKDVREVMQQALNQRDLYGQSTILFLDEIHRFTKAQQDALLPGVENGWVILIAATTENPSFSVISPLLSRSLLLTLQPLTDDDIGVLIDRAVADARGLNDQIEVDDSARAALIRLASGDGRRALTGLEAAASVAASPERLVDGEKPRITDDDVAQAVDRALLRYDRQGDEHYDVVSAFIKSIRGSDVDAALHYLARMIEAGEDPRFIARRLVISAAEDVGLADPQALGIAVAAADAVAFIGMPEGRIPLAEATIYLATTAKSNAAYVGIDAAIADIRAGGFGRVPVHLRDAHYPGAKRLGHGKGYRYPHDADAGIVAQQYLPDELRGRTYYAPKQLGAERDVHARLERIRRILGS
- a CDS encoding RelA/SpoT family protein — its product is MTEAGAAQGSSLRRLVPRIFSRAPRINDLDNLIRTARTNHPRGDLAIIEQAYKVASEKHAGQKRQSGEPYITHPLAVAQILAEMGLGPRAIAAALLHDTVEDTGYPLTDLAATFGDEVAMLVDGVTKLDKVKYGESAQAETVRKMIVAMSKDIRVLLIKLADRLHNARTWGFVPPEKAAKKATETLEIYAPLAHRLGIQAIKSELEDLSFAVLHPKIYAEIDSLIRQRTPQREKYIQEVVAAVESDLRDLRVRGKVGGRPKQMYSVYQKMVIRGREFDDIYDLVGIRVLVGTVRDCYAVLGAIHARWTPLPGRFKDYIATPKFNLYQSLHTTVIGPGGRTVEIQIRTHEMHQQAEFGVAAHWMYKERMAGDPKGSQRVSDTDMAWLAHISDWQAETADPGEFLDSLRFEIGAKEVYVFTPKGRVIGLPSGATTVDFAYAVHTEIGHRTMGAKVNGRLVPLETTLKSGDVVEVFTSKNPDAGPSQDWLSFVKSTRARNKIRGWFTKERREEAIEQGKEAIARAMRRQNLPLQRLMSQDSFTEVAHQMRYEDVSALYAAVGEGHVSTQSVLEKVTALVADNDTNTGAIDIPIGRARAPREGDSGVLVRGAADILVKLAKCCTPVPGDEIVGFVTRGSGVSVHRTDCPNVKALGADAERLVEVSWAPTTRSVFLVQIQVEALDRAGLLSDVTRVLSEHHVNILSATVSTTNDRLALSRFVFEMGDTVHLDRVLNAVRRIDAVYDVYRVTSS
- the secF gene encoding protein translocase subunit SecF; the encoded protein is MRSMNEFGNDLYTGKTSFPFVARRRLWFIIAIVLVVGAALVPLFRPIQLSIEFTGGSQFTVEAPASTDQALATEAVRSVVPGATTKVTTVGGRDIRVQADQMTDADTRAVATALADAYEVEPEAVTTSFIGPSWGENVTRQSLWGLAIFLALTFLILAIYFRTWKMSAAAIIGLLDVLIITVGIYSLAGFEISPAAVIGFLTILAYSLYDTTVVFDKIRENTTEDGERSGRLFGDSVNLAVNQTLVRSINTSIVAALPVGAILFIGAIWLGAETLTDISLSIFVGIIVATYSTLFVAAPLYSLFREKEPEIMERDARVRAARERAAVGE